In the Adlercreutzia equolifaciens DSM 19450 genome, one interval contains:
- a CDS encoding NAD(+)/NADH kinase translates to MHILVVRNNSNPQAVDASLLLTAYLTSQGIEALLVDSSSLGTDQGRRDVRAQLPGQLALVVVLGGDGTVLHTVHLLHDRQVPILPINFGRLGFLANADTDGVVPLVAEALAGDLRAERRSILSIEVVCEGEHDPYGEANGAGEGAAWDRPDVNAKPSAATPPSVRRPGETEGAPWTPVPGRFGVNGRGLSGARQFFALNEAAITRGAMGRIIELTLNVSGVDVARMRGDGLVVSTATGSTAYALSAGGPLVSPGFKGMIAVPLAPHTLRSRAVVTDASDVIEVGFDDTDEFREATLFVDGDIVPFDAPLRKIYVQCAPFDVTLLRADGASFYDRISKDFFGE, encoded by the coding sequence ATGCACATACTTGTCGTACGCAATAACTCCAACCCGCAAGCTGTTGACGCCTCGCTGCTGCTCACCGCCTATCTTACGAGCCAGGGAATCGAGGCGCTGCTCGTCGATTCCTCGTCGCTTGGCACCGACCAAGGGCGCCGTGACGTGCGCGCGCAGCTGCCCGGGCAGCTGGCGCTGGTCGTCGTGCTCGGCGGCGACGGCACCGTGCTGCATACCGTACACCTGCTCCATGACCGCCAGGTTCCCATCCTGCCCATCAACTTCGGACGGCTGGGGTTTCTCGCCAACGCCGATACCGATGGCGTGGTGCCGCTGGTGGCCGAGGCCCTGGCCGGCGACTTGCGCGCCGAGCGCCGCAGCATTCTCTCCATCGAGGTGGTTTGCGAAGGCGAGCACGATCCGTACGGGGAGGCGAACGGGGCCGGAGAAGGCGCCGCCTGGGACAGGCCCGACGTGAACGCGAAGCCGAGCGCCGCCACCCCTCCTTCGGTTCGCAGGCCCGGGGAGACCGAAGGCGCCCCCTGGACGCCCGTCCCGGGCCGCTTCGGCGTCAACGGCCGGGGGCTCTCCGGCGCACGGCAGTTCTTCGCCCTGAACGAGGCGGCCATCACCCGCGGTGCCATGGGACGCATCATCGAGCTGACCCTGAACGTCTCGGGGGTGGACGTGGCCCGCATGCGCGGCGACGGCCTCGTCGTCTCCACGGCCACCGGCTCGACGGCCTACGCGCTCTCGGCCGGCGGCCCTTTGGTCTCCCCCGGCTTCAAGGGTATGATCGCCGTGCCGCTTGCGCCCCACACCCTGCGTTCCCGCGCCGTGGTCACCGATGCCAGCGACGTTATCGAGGTAGGCTTCGACGACACCGACGAGTTCCGCGAGGCGACCTTGTTCGTCGACGGCGATATCGTTCCGTTCGACGCGCCCCTGCGGAAGATCTACGTGCAGTGCGCGCCCTTCGACGTCACGCTCCTGCGCGCCGACGGCGCCTCCTTCTACGACCGCATCAGCAAGGACTTCTTCGGGGAGTAA
- a CDS encoding FAD-dependent oxidoreductase — MHETRNDTALSRRGFFKAAALGGAGLAGAAMVGGCAAPSPSSAGAATSDDGLAATGEPSFLTAPTPIDASEITETIDTDVLVIGSGIAGAVTASSCTEHGLKVLLVEKAEAPRNIGLDYGLVNPSIMAEKDIEPVDVYEVARDHMEKSCHRCRGDKVYRFMTESGAAGDWYLEKARGYGFVPEVIAMKSNSDHFKNYVHVVELWPDEGTVTDDGDWYAATKAMIANLQQEVVDGGGEYRNLTEAVQLLTEDGRVTGAVCKGKDGYLQVNTAKGVVLAAGDYAADPEMLDYYTAWDFDSFDPDFFINESTGTGDGHKIGLWAGAAMQPGPHPLMTFMAYAYSYLRVNNLGQRYVNEDTGYTGGGNAQLIQPAGASWAIWDDKWREELPAQMPYAGGMSWDQDGRRIQDPWTPEGEEELAFSWEIESGLLVQADSLEELAGAMGLAPEATDTFLATVKRYNELVDAGDTDFGKRPELMAKIEQPPFYGLRMNVELGVSVGGLTTNADSECLTAAGEVIPGLYAVGNNAGGLFGIDYNEVTIPGISLGRCVTFGWLLGQHLAK; from the coding sequence ATGCACGAAACCCGAAACGATACAGCGCTCTCGCGGCGCGGATTCTTCAAAGCGGCGGCCCTCGGCGGAGCCGGGCTGGCCGGCGCTGCCATGGTAGGCGGCTGCGCAGCCCCGTCTCCCTCGTCGGCCGGCGCCGCAACCAGCGACGACGGCCTCGCCGCCACTGGGGAGCCCTCGTTCCTCACGGCTCCCACGCCCATCGACGCCAGCGAGATCACCGAGACCATTGACACCGACGTGCTCGTCATCGGCTCGGGCATCGCCGGCGCCGTCACCGCAAGCAGCTGCACCGAGCACGGCCTAAAGGTACTCCTCGTGGAGAAGGCCGAGGCCCCGCGCAACATCGGCCTCGACTACGGCCTCGTGAACCCCAGCATCATGGCCGAAAAGGACATCGAGCCCGTGGACGTCTACGAAGTGGCGCGTGACCATATGGAGAAGTCTTGCCATCGTTGCCGTGGCGACAAAGTCTATCGTTTCATGACCGAGTCGGGCGCAGCCGGCGACTGGTACCTCGAGAAGGCCCGCGGCTACGGGTTCGTGCCCGAGGTCATCGCCATGAAGAGCAACAGCGACCACTTCAAGAACTATGTTCACGTCGTGGAACTGTGGCCGGACGAGGGCACCGTCACTGACGACGGAGATTGGTACGCGGCCACGAAGGCCATGATCGCAAACCTCCAGCAGGAGGTGGTGGACGGCGGCGGCGAATACCGCAATCTCACCGAGGCTGTACAGCTTCTCACCGAAGACGGTCGCGTGACCGGCGCCGTGTGCAAGGGCAAGGACGGCTACCTCCAGGTGAACACCGCCAAGGGCGTCGTGCTGGCCGCCGGCGACTACGCAGCGGACCCCGAGATGCTGGACTACTACACTGCCTGGGATTTCGACAGCTTCGATCCCGACTTCTTCATCAATGAGAGCACCGGCACCGGCGACGGCCACAAGATAGGACTATGGGCCGGCGCCGCAATGCAACCCGGGCCGCATCCCCTCATGACCTTCATGGCCTACGCCTATTCCTACCTGCGCGTGAACAACCTGGGCCAGCGCTATGTCAACGAGGACACGGGTTACACCGGCGGTGGCAACGCGCAACTGATTCAGCCCGCGGGCGCCTCATGGGCCATTTGGGACGATAAGTGGCGAGAGGAGCTGCCAGCCCAGATGCCCTATGCTGGCGGCATGAGTTGGGATCAGGACGGCCGGCGCATCCAGGATCCGTGGACGCCGGAAGGCGAGGAGGAGCTCGCGTTCTCCTGGGAAATCGAGAGCGGCCTGCTCGTACAGGCCGATAGCTTGGAAGAGCTAGCCGGCGCCATGGGCCTTGCCCCCGAAGCCACGGACACCTTCCTCGCCACAGTGAAGCGCTACAACGAGCTCGTCGACGCGGGCGACACCGACTTCGGCAAACGCCCCGAGCTTATGGCGAAGATCGAGCAGCCGCCCTTCTACGGCCTGCGCATGAACGTGGAACTCGGCGTAAGTGTTGGAGGCCTCACCACGAACGCCGATTCCGAGTGCCTCACCGCAGCCGGCGAGGTCATCCCCGGGCTGTACGCCGTGGGCAACAACGCCGGTGGCCTGTTCGGCATCGACTACAACGAGGTGACCATCCCGGGCATCTCCCTGGGCCGCTGCGTCACCTTCGGCTGGCTCCTCGGTCAGCATCTCGCGAAGTAG
- a CDS encoding CTP synthase, translated as MAKHIFVTGGVVSSLGKGITAASLGQLLKARGYKVTMQKMDPYLNVDPGTMSPFQHGEVFVTEDGHEGDLDLGHYERFIDENLSRESNFTQGSIYQTLIARERRGDFLGGTVQVIPHVTEAIKERIRRAAEQSGADIVISEIGGTIGDIEGLPFIEAARQFKKEMGPGNVLFVHVTLVPYIAAAHEVKTKPTQHSVKELRSLGVQPDFIVCRSDHEITDGVREKIALFCDVDTDDVLACPDAPSIYEVPISLYEQGFDISALAKMGLAPRKIKLAPWRAFLKAKDACAGELDIAVVGKYVSLPDAYLSINEALVAAGIAAGRHVNVHLIDGEELTDKNAEKVLGAMDGILVPGGFGARAFEGKIAAARYARENNVPFLGICLGLQAAVCSFARDVCGLDGATSAEFADAAPAGTPFVIDLMPEQEDVEEKGGTMRLGAYPCKVVPGTRAAAAYGEPIVYERHRHRFEVNNAYRDALVGGGLVISGLSPDERLVEMIELPDHPFFVASQGHPEFKSRPGKPHPLFAAFVEAANERKGA; from the coding sequence ATGGCCAAGCACATCTTCGTTACCGGCGGCGTTGTCTCGTCGCTTGGCAAAGGCATCACCGCCGCGTCCCTCGGCCAGCTTCTGAAGGCGCGCGGCTATAAGGTGACCATGCAGAAGATGGACCCGTACCTGAACGTGGATCCGGGCACCATGAGCCCGTTTCAGCACGGCGAGGTATTCGTCACCGAAGACGGCCACGAGGGAGATTTGGACCTGGGCCACTACGAGCGATTCATCGACGAGAACCTCTCCCGCGAGAGCAACTTCACCCAAGGCTCCATCTACCAGACGCTCATCGCCCGCGAGCGGCGCGGCGACTTCCTCGGCGGCACCGTGCAGGTCATCCCGCACGTGACCGAGGCCATCAAGGAGCGGATCCGCCGCGCGGCCGAGCAGTCCGGCGCCGACATCGTCATCTCGGAAATCGGCGGCACCATCGGCGACATCGAGGGCCTGCCCTTCATCGAGGCGGCGCGCCAGTTCAAGAAGGAGATGGGGCCGGGCAACGTGCTGTTCGTCCACGTGACGCTCGTGCCGTACATCGCCGCAGCCCACGAGGTGAAGACGAAGCCCACCCAGCACTCGGTAAAGGAGCTGCGCAGCTTGGGCGTGCAGCCGGACTTCATCGTGTGCCGATCCGACCACGAGATCACCGATGGGGTGCGCGAGAAAATCGCGCTGTTCTGCGACGTGGACACCGACGACGTGCTCGCCTGCCCCGATGCCCCCTCCATCTACGAGGTGCCCATCAGCCTCTACGAGCAGGGATTCGACATCTCGGCCCTGGCGAAGATGGGCCTGGCGCCCCGCAAGATCAAGCTCGCCCCGTGGCGGGCCTTCCTGAAGGCGAAGGACGCCTGCGCAGGCGAGCTGGACATCGCCGTGGTGGGCAAGTACGTGAGCCTGCCCGACGCCTACCTCTCCATCAACGAGGCGCTCGTGGCCGCCGGCATCGCGGCAGGGCGCCACGTGAACGTGCACCTCATAGATGGCGAGGAGCTCACCGACAAGAACGCTGAGAAAGTGCTCGGCGCCATGGACGGCATCCTCGTGCCCGGCGGCTTCGGCGCCCGCGCCTTCGAGGGCAAGATCGCCGCGGCCCGCTACGCCCGCGAGAACAACGTGCCGTTTCTGGGCATCTGCCTGGGGCTGCAGGCGGCCGTCTGCTCCTTTGCCCGCGACGTGTGCGGCTTGGACGGCGCCACTTCCGCCGAGTTCGCCGACGCGGCGCCCGCGGGCACGCCCTTCGTCATCGATCTGATGCCCGAACAGGAGGACGTGGAAGAAAAGGGCGGCACCATGCGCCTGGGCGCCTACCCCTGCAAGGTGGTGCCCGGCACCCGCGCGGCGGCGGCCTACGGCGAACCCATCGTCTACGAGCGGCACCGCCATCGCTTCGAGGTGAACAACGCCTACCGCGACGCGCTTGTGGGAGGCGGCCTCGTGATTTCGGGCCTCTCCCCCGACGAGCGCCTCGTGGAGATGATCGAGCTGCCCGACCATCCCTTCTTCGTCGCCAGCCAGGGCCACCCCGAGTTCAAGAGCCGTCCCGGCAAACCCCATCCCCTCTTCGCCGCCTTCGTGGAAGCCGCCAACGAACGCAAGGGAGCGTAG
- the map gene encoding type I methionyl aminopeptidase translates to MAVKLKSPAQIEAMKEAGRVSALALRRVGEAVESGITTAELDAIAEKVIRAEGGVPSFKGYGGFPGSICASVNDAVVHGIPSRKLVLREGDLISIDTGAIVDGWVGDNAWTYPVGTVAPEVQRLLEVGERCMWEGLDNARPTKRLGDIGHAVQSLAEAAGYSVVRDYVGHGIGREMHEDPNVPNFGRRRTGLKLLPGMVLAIEPMVNMGTRKVKQCSDGWLVRTRDGKPSVHFEKTVAITEDGPVVLTTEEGHPRPV, encoded by the coding sequence ATGGCAGTGAAGTTGAAGTCCCCGGCTCAGATCGAGGCCATGAAGGAGGCGGGCCGCGTGTCGGCGCTGGCGCTGCGGCGCGTGGGCGAGGCGGTCGAGTCCGGCATCACCACGGCCGAGCTGGACGCCATCGCCGAGAAGGTCATCCGCGCCGAGGGCGGCGTTCCGTCCTTCAAGGGCTACGGCGGCTTTCCCGGCTCCATCTGCGCCTCGGTGAACGACGCCGTGGTGCACGGCATTCCCTCGAGGAAGCTCGTCCTGCGCGAGGGCGACCTCATCTCCATCGACACCGGGGCCATCGTGGACGGCTGGGTGGGCGACAACGCCTGGACGTATCCGGTGGGCACGGTGGCACCCGAGGTGCAGCGCCTGCTGGAGGTGGGGGAGCGCTGCATGTGGGAGGGGCTCGACAACGCGCGTCCCACCAAGCGCCTCGGCGACATCGGGCACGCGGTGCAGTCGCTGGCCGAGGCGGCCGGCTACTCGGTGGTGCGCGACTACGTGGGCCACGGCATCGGACGCGAGATGCACGAGGATCCGAACGTCCCGAACTTCGGGCGTCGCCGCACGGGGCTGAAGCTTCTGCCGGGCATGGTGCTCGCTATCGAGCCTATGGTGAACATGGGTACCCGCAAGGTGAAGCAATGCTCTGACGGCTGGCTCGTGCGCACCCGCGACGGGAAGCCCTCGGTGCACTTCGAGAAAACCGTCGCCATCACCGAAGACGGCCCGGTCGTCCTCACCACCGAGGAAGGCCATCCGCGCCCCGTGTAG
- a CDS encoding helix-turn-helix transcriptional regulator: protein MVNNAWQTARATLAMPLVWAMALLFAAMETSSAFPVGALQALSGTPGPPLTAFGGPELLSVAAYGLLFAAARPIGSAIAHPWLFAVAPAANVLGMLLCAGASDSAYGIASAWIGVTCVQGASALLTVMVLELLCSCSSLWVLRAVVGSALVNAPLAAIGDGAPFGGAIALLVAGSAALGLSYRAWRRGAWAPCADPVFKRIGSFPPSLVAGLAVVSAGFGFLQQLLYQQDIEVVVGVITGTKFAAVLLFVAVAGLLGSAFVAMLAKTLITFATAAFLVFLAQGGYSPLSSALMSTGYSLFEMTTYLVLAELALSLRVRPLSLLAAFYLIETVGYLVGCSLEAAADAGALDGRMVAAVLALALLVCAVWVFTEKHVNDLLWGRGGEPAAGVAAREPEGGASAEALEAAGIECDAGSAVSSAEVGDAEAVRDPAASGPYGQGVTLVAERFRLSPRETEVLRLFAAGRSAAFIAELQFVTTNTVRSHIKHIYGKCDVHSRQELITLIERATDR from the coding sequence GTGGTGAACAACGCTTGGCAAACAGCGCGTGCAACACTGGCCATGCCCCTCGTGTGGGCCATGGCTCTGCTGTTCGCGGCCATGGAGACATCCTCGGCCTTTCCCGTGGGGGCGTTGCAGGCGCTCTCGGGAACGCCGGGGCCGCCGCTTACGGCCTTCGGGGGCCCGGAGCTGCTCTCGGTAGCCGCCTACGGGCTGCTGTTCGCGGCAGCACGACCTATCGGCAGCGCAATCGCTCATCCGTGGCTCTTCGCGGTGGCGCCCGCTGCCAATGTGCTCGGCATGCTGCTGTGCGCGGGTGCGTCGGACAGCGCTTACGGCATCGCTTCTGCGTGGATCGGCGTTACGTGCGTGCAGGGAGCCTCGGCGCTCCTTACCGTGATGGTGCTCGAGCTGCTGTGCTCCTGCTCGTCTCTGTGGGTTCTCCGTGCGGTGGTGGGCAGTGCGCTCGTCAACGCGCCGCTGGCCGCTATTGGGGATGGGGCGCCCTTCGGCGGAGCCATCGCGCTCCTCGTCGCCGGGTCGGCGGCTTTAGGGCTTTCCTATCGAGCGTGGAGGCGCGGTGCGTGGGCTCCCTGTGCGGACCCGGTGTTCAAGCGGATCGGTTCCTTCCCGCCCTCCCTCGTAGCGGGCCTGGCGGTGGTGTCCGCGGGCTTCGGCTTTCTCCAGCAGCTGCTCTACCAGCAGGACATCGAGGTGGTCGTCGGCGTCATCACGGGCACTAAGTTCGCCGCTGTGCTGCTGTTCGTGGCCGTGGCGGGGCTGCTCGGATCGGCTTTCGTCGCCATGCTGGCCAAGACGCTCATCACTTTCGCCACTGCGGCCTTTCTCGTGTTCCTCGCCCAGGGCGGCTACTCGCCCCTGTCGAGCGCCCTCATGTCCACGGGCTATTCCCTCTTCGAGATGACGACCTATCTGGTGCTGGCTGAGCTGGCTCTGTCCCTGCGCGTGCGGCCGCTGTCGCTGCTCGCGGCCTTCTATCTGATCGAGACCGTGGGCTATCTGGTGGGCTGCTCACTGGAAGCGGCCGCCGATGCCGGCGCCCTCGACGGGCGTATGGTGGCGGCGGTGCTGGCCCTGGCGCTGCTCGTGTGCGCCGTGTGGGTGTTCACCGAGAAGCACGTGAACGATCTGCTGTGGGGCCGTGGCGGCGAACCTGCGGCTGGGGTCGCCGCGCGGGAGCCGGAGGGCGGTGCGAGTGCGGAAGCCTTGGAGGCTGCGGGTATAGAATGTGACGCGGGCAGTGCAGTGTCCAGTGCGGAGGTCGGCGATGCGGAAGCAGTGCGCGATCCGGCGGCATCGGGCCCCTACGGCCAGGGCGTGACCCTCGTGGCCGAGCGGTTCCGGCTGTCGCCGCGGGAGACCGAGGTGCTGCGGCTGTTCGCCGCAGGTCGCTCTGCCGCCTTCATCGCGGAGTTGCAGTTCGTCACCACCAACACCGTGCGTTCTCACATCAAGCACATCTACGGAAAATGCGACGTCCATTCCCGCCAAGAGCTCATCACCCTCATAGAACGCGCTACCGATCGGTAG
- a CDS encoding DUF1269 domain-containing protein codes for MSTLLVLGYPTEEKAKEAYQEVLSLGDDFIVNLQSVAVVARRDNDKFDVVTPGQPIGNSTVWGLFWGMLFGLIFLIPFWGAAIGAGLGALTGFFVKRGVDEDFQDRVRNLLTQKDEAAVFMVVSSMTEDKFAEAMRPFGGDILQTSLSIKDEEELKCELGKC; via the coding sequence ATGTCTACGCTGCTCGTTTTGGGCTATCCCACCGAGGAGAAGGCCAAGGAGGCCTATCAGGAGGTGCTGAGCCTCGGCGACGATTTCATCGTGAACCTCCAGTCGGTGGCCGTGGTCGCCCGCCGCGACAACGACAAGTTCGACGTGGTCACGCCGGGCCAGCCCATCGGCAACTCCACCGTGTGGGGTCTGTTCTGGGGCATGCTGTTCGGGCTCATCTTTCTCATCCCCTTCTGGGGCGCCGCCATCGGCGCGGGCCTGGGCGCGCTCACGGGCTTCTTCGTGAAGCGCGGCGTGGACGAGGACTTCCAGGACCGTGTGCGCAACCTGCTGACCCAGAAGGACGAGGCGGCCGTGTTCATGGTGGTCAGCTCCATGACCGAGGACAAGTTCGCCGAGGCCATGCGCCCCTTCGGCGGCGACATCCTGCAGACCTCGCTGTCCATCAAGGACGAGGAAGAGCTCAAGTGCGAGCTCGGCAAGTGCTAG
- the murJ gene encoding murein biosynthesis integral membrane protein MurJ, with amino-acid sequence MSDKLQRARHIRSNPPDPTDRNAAPRNNPRANAEARIPARGRHRGVDKTLLRPPTDPGATGLIPVVGSHAGLDRTIPGATSEASIRQQEVIVAEAAEAEAAGRGGANAGELSAESVGASAALISICVIISRITGFARTWAMAFALGSTFVSSSYQVANNLPNMLYELVMGGMLITAFLPVYLSVKKQLGDRRGNEYASNLLTIVVVLLAIVSVLCMVFAGQIIYTQSFYSNQDEMALAVFFFQFFSIQIVFYGASSIVSGLLNANREYFWSSFAPVFNNLIVIASFILYAVIAQTDQNLAFLAIAIGNPLGVFVQMAFQIPALKKVGIRLRPRIDWRDPALVDTLRLGAPAVFVTVCSFATVSAQNAASYVFADNGPSVIAYARLWFTFPYSFLAVPVTTTLFTELSDMQADGNTRGVIAGIIDGTRQILFLMIPMALYLMVFATPLVTLYHIGAFTADAIGQIASYLAVMAVALPFYGVNAYLNKIFSSIRRMGVFSVINFAAVAAQVAVTLGAAWAYQQGLDVTLESIAASTIVSYVIGDVIAFAYLRLHFGPMGLGAVMRSFIVALALGGAGAVVGYGVLVGLTLGFGPMDGSVVRAFAYVVAGGCAALVVTFGPAVRGDWPEASFISGAVRKVARKLRR; translated from the coding sequence ATGTCCGACAAGCTCCAACGAGCCCGTCATATACGCTCGAATCCGCCCGACCCGACGGATAGGAATGCTGCGCCCCGCAACAACCCGCGGGCGAACGCCGAGGCGCGCATTCCCGCCCGCGGTCGCCATCGCGGCGTGGACAAGACGCTTCTGCGTCCCCCGACCGACCCGGGCGCTACGGGGCTCATCCCCGTCGTCGGCTCCCATGCGGGCCTCGACCGCACCATCCCCGGCGCCACGTCCGAGGCGTCCATCCGCCAGCAGGAGGTGATCGTCGCCGAGGCCGCCGAGGCCGAGGCTGCGGGCCGTGGTGGCGCGAACGCCGGCGAGCTGTCGGCCGAATCGGTGGGGGCGAGCGCGGCCCTCATCTCCATCTGTGTCATCATCTCCCGCATCACCGGCTTCGCCCGCACCTGGGCCATGGCCTTCGCGTTGGGCTCCACCTTCGTCTCCAGCTCGTACCAGGTGGCCAACAACCTGCCGAACATGCTCTACGAGCTGGTCATGGGCGGCATGCTCATCACGGCGTTTCTACCGGTGTACCTCTCGGTGAAAAAGCAGCTCGGCGACAGGCGGGGCAACGAGTACGCATCGAATCTGCTCACCATCGTCGTGGTGCTGCTCGCTATCGTCTCGGTGCTCTGCATGGTGTTTGCCGGGCAGATCATCTACACCCAGAGCTTCTACTCGAACCAGGACGAGATGGCGCTGGCGGTGTTCTTCTTCCAGTTCTTCTCCATCCAGATTGTCTTCTACGGCGCCTCCTCCATTGTGTCGGGCCTTCTGAACGCGAACCGCGAATATTTTTGGTCCTCCTTCGCACCGGTGTTCAACAACCTCATCGTCATCGCCTCGTTCATCCTATACGCCGTCATCGCCCAGACCGATCAGAACCTGGCCTTTCTCGCCATCGCCATCGGCAACCCCCTCGGCGTCTTCGTGCAGATGGCCTTCCAGATTCCCGCGCTCAAGAAGGTGGGCATCCGCCTGCGCCCCCGCATCGACTGGCGCGATCCGGCGCTGGTCGACACGCTGCGCCTCGGCGCGCCCGCGGTGTTCGTCACGGTGTGCTCGTTCGCCACGGTGTCGGCCCAGAACGCCGCCTCCTACGTGTTCGCGGACAACGGCCCTTCGGTCATCGCCTACGCACGGCTGTGGTTCACGTTCCCGTACTCGTTCCTCGCAGTGCCCGTGACCACCACGCTGTTCACGGAGCTATCGGACATGCAGGCCGATGGGAACACCCGCGGTGTCATCGCGGGCATCATCGACGGCACGCGGCAGATTCTCTTCCTCATGATCCCCATGGCGCTCTACCTCATGGTGTTCGCGACACCGCTCGTGACGCTGTACCATATCGGCGCGTTCACCGCCGATGCCATAGGCCAGATCGCGAGCTATCTGGCCGTCATGGCCGTGGCGCTGCCGTTCTACGGGGTGAACGCCTACTTGAACAAGATATTCAGCTCCATTCGGCGCATGGGAGTCTTCTCGGTCATCAACTTTGCGGCGGTGGCGGCCCAGGTGGCAGTCACGCTGGGGGCGGCCTGGGCTTACCAGCAGGGACTGGACGTCACGTTGGAGTCCATTGCGGCCTCGACCATCGTCTCCTACGTTATCGGCGACGTAATCGCCTTCGCGTACCTGCGGCTGCATTTCGGGCCCATGGGGCTCGGCGCGGTGATGCGCTCGTTTATCGTGGCGCTCGCCCTGGGCGGCGCCGGAGCCGTGGTGGGCTACGGGGTGCTCGTGGGGCTCACGCTCGGCTTCGGGCCCATGGACGGCAGCGTCGTCCGCGCCTTCGCCTACGTGGTTGCCGGCGGGTGCGCGGCCCTCGTCGTGACGTTCGGCCCCGCCGTGCGCGGCGATTGGCCCGAGGCGTCCTTCATTTCGGGCGCCGTCCGCAAAGTCGCCCGGAAGCTGAGGCGATAA
- a CDS encoding DUF1846 domain-containing protein produces MREGFDNDKYIELQAERIRERINQFGGKLYLEFGGKLFDDYHASRVLPGFKPDTKISMLQSMKDEVEIVIAINANDIERSKVRGDLGITYDEDVLRLMDIFRSMGFKVGSVVITRYANQPNADLFRRRLTAMGITSYLHYPIPGYPNDIDHIVSDEGFGKNEYIETERPLVVVTAPGPGSGKMATCLSQLYHEHKRGVTAGYAKYETFPIWNLPLTHPVNIAYEAATADLDDDNIIDPFHLEAYGETTVNYNRDVEIFPVLRATMERISGACPYQSPTDMGVNMAGLAISDDAVCREAGNNEIVRRYFQTAEEIKRTGVGEAALKKIELLMNQAGINQNLSPARSAALLKEETTGGPAGAMVLPDGRVVTGKTGNLLGAASALLMNALKGVSGVDDELYVISDDVLEPICHLKTAHLRSHNPRLHSDETLLALSISSVHNPLAERLIDNVDKLRGCDAYFSVIISAADEKLYRTLGINVCCEPKYEQHRYYHK; encoded by the coding sequence ATGCGCGAAGGTTTCGACAACGACAAATACATCGAGTTGCAGGCGGAGCGCATCCGCGAGCGCATCAACCAGTTCGGTGGCAAGCTGTACCTGGAATTCGGCGGCAAGCTCTTCGACGACTACCATGCCTCCCGCGTGCTGCCCGGCTTCAAGCCTGACACGAAGATCTCCATGCTGCAGTCGATGAAGGACGAGGTGGAGATCGTCATCGCCATCAACGCCAACGATATCGAGCGCTCGAAGGTGCGCGGGGACTTGGGTATCACCTACGATGAGGACGTGCTGCGTCTCATGGACATCTTCCGCTCCATGGGATTCAAGGTGGGCTCGGTCGTCATCACTCGCTATGCCAACCAGCCCAACGCCGACCTGTTCCGCCGCCGCCTCACGGCCATGGGCATCACGAGCTATCTGCACTATCCCATTCCGGGGTACCCCAACGACATCGATCACATCGTTTCGGATGAGGGCTTCGGCAAGAACGAGTACATCGAGACCGAGCGCCCGCTCGTGGTGGTGACAGCCCCCGGTCCGGGCTCGGGCAAGATGGCCACCTGCCTCTCGCAGCTCTATCACGAGCACAAGCGCGGGGTCACCGCCGGCTATGCGAAGTACGAGACGTTCCCCATTTGGAATTTGCCGCTCACCCATCCGGTGAACATCGCCTATGAGGCGGCCACGGCCGATCTGGACGACGACAACATCATCGATCCCTTCCATCTGGAGGCCTATGGCGAGACCACGGTGAACTACAACCGCGACGTGGAGATCTTCCCGGTGCTGCGCGCCACGATGGAGCGCATCTCCGGCGCATGCCCGTACCAGTCGCCCACGGACATGGGCGTGAACATGGCGGGGCTCGCCATCTCCGATGACGCCGTGTGCCGCGAGGCGGGCAACAACGAGATCGTGCGCCGCTATTTCCAAACGGCCGAGGAGATCAAGCGCACGGGCGTGGGCGAGGCGGCCCTGAAGAAGATCGAGCTTTTGATGAACCAGGCGGGCATCAACCAGAACCTCTCGCCGGCCCGCTCCGCGGCGCTGCTGAAGGAGGAGACCACCGGAGGCCCCGCCGGCGCCATGGTGCTGCCCGACGGGCGCGTGGTCACGGGTAAGACGGGCAATTTGCTCGGCGCGGCGTCGGCTCTGCTCATGAATGCGCTCAAGGGTGTCTCGGGGGTCGACGACGAGCTGTACGTCATCTCCGACGACGTGCTTGAGCCCATCTGCCACTTGAAGACCGCCCATCTGCGCAGCCACAATCCGCGCCTGCACTCCGACGAGACGCTGCTGGCGCTGTCCATCTCCTCGGTGCACAACCCGCTGGCGGAGAGGCTCATCGACAACGTGGACAAGCTGCGCGGCTGCGACGCCTACTTCTCGGTCATCATTTCGGCGGCCGACGAGAAGCTCTACCGCACGCTCGGCATCAACGTGTGCTGCGAGCCGAAGTACGAGCAGCATCGCTACTACCACAAATAA